A window of Streptomyces sp. NBC_01689 genomic DNA:
CCAGGTCTCCGACCGGGCGGGCCATCTGCGCGCCGCCTTCCACCTGTACAACACGCAGGCCGACGTCGACCGCCTGCTGGAGGCTCTGCGCCCCTGAGGCCCGGCGACTCCCGGCGAGGGGAGAGCCGTGGCCGCGGACCGCCACGAGCGGCGGTCCGCGGCCACGGCTCTCCCCTCGCCGGGGCGGGCCCGGGTCAGCGCACCGGGGTGAAGTCGCGGGCCCCGATGAACTCGGGCCTGCGCACGGGTGCCGCGAAGGGTTCGACGGCCGCGTTCTCCACGCTGTTGAACACGATGAAGACGTTGCTGCGCGGGAACGGGGTGATGTTGTCCCCCGAGCCGTGCATGCAGTTGCAGTCGAACCAGGTCGCCGAACCTGCCTTGCCCGTGAACAGCTTGATGCCGTGCCGGCCGGCGAAGTCGGTCAGCGCCTCGTCGGACGGCGTGCCGGCGTCCTGCATCTGCAGCGACTGCTTGTAGTTGTCCTTCGGCGTGGACCCCGCGCAGCCGAGGAACGTCCGGTGCGACCCCGGCATGATCATGAGGCCGCCGTTGGTGTCGTGGTTCTCGGTCAGCGCGATCGACACGGACACGGTCCGCATGTTCGGCAGCCCGTCCTCGGCGTGCCAGGTCTCGAAGTCCGAGTGCCAGTAGAACC
This region includes:
- the thpD gene encoding ectoine hydroxylase; this translates as MTTLTDLYPSRGATEVSVPRQDPVVWGAPDAPGPITGAELHAYERDGFLPVEELLGEDEVAVYRRELERIVTDPAIRADERSIIEPKSLEIRSVFEVHRISEVFARLVRDERVVGRARQILGSDVYVHQSRINVKPGFGASGFYWHSDFETWHAEDGLPNMRTVSVSIALTENHDTNGGLMIMPGSHRTFLGCAGSTPKDNYKQSLQMQDAGTPSDEALTDFAGRHGIKLFTGKAGSATWFDCNCMHGSGDNITPFPRSNVFIVFNSVENAAVEPFAAPVRRPEFIGARDFTPVR